A stretch of Podospora bellae-mahoneyi strain CBS 112042 chromosome 5, whole genome shotgun sequence DNA encodes these proteins:
- a CDS encoding hypothetical protein (EggNog:ENOG503PC1B; COG:S) — MIVIDREDGSDGQNMLTGRGCYDDPGDGGFIAPSNPDGSYDDEGYEKYAEEDDYFSTSRNSKVGKRGYVIHDACWPLLEEALSPGPVPLDRVFQILESFREGREPPGRVG, encoded by the exons ATGA TTGTTATCGACAGGGAGGATGGAAGCGACGGTCAAAATATGCTGACAGGACGCGGCTGCTATGATGATCCCGGTGATGGGGGCTTCATTGCTCCCTCCAACCCTGACGGTTCCTACGACGATGAGGGGTATGAGAAATACGCAGAAGAGGACGACTACTTCTCAACATCCAGAAACAGTAAGGTCGGCAAGCGCGGCTATGTCATCCACGATGCTTGTTGGCCACTCCTGGAGGAAGCCTTGTCCCCAGGCCCGGTTCCGCTCGACAGAGTGTTTCAAATCCTAGAGTCTTTTCGCGAGGGCAGGGAGCCACCAGGTCGAGTGGGCTGA
- a CDS encoding hypothetical protein (EggNog:ENOG503PE8H), which yields MGGRERSAGNDAFQIDGATALRALNQIFQDAPQSTNCFCVFIDGLDEFQDPDGWISPTWSTCSTNGHLQGSPVSNYLSEQTAFCNKFAPELTIRPHDLTRYDMERFVEERLQKVPDVEFKQKLIRTIPQKAEGVFIWAKLVVGEIREDLNMGDAVDLDLSILDRFPAGLRPLLDRTVAIIPERHRRNAYLVFAIRPVMVRLIIPCSVVALFFRHDYCKNRQFASTLTPLKWQLEIVVDADTVIDSDDERVDKAETQLRTWCRGLVEVLIVHPGASARSTWGLGTGISYPSRMLLHQTYISHRTVSEYFQEAVVQDVLLKGGVTRDTTHDAISQMLLAEFCHCGPLSRICHRGWMKQLLLLRQKHSLDSPPFVFLERLQNVMTRKQVVMRFILAEQRGKQHLELNLNKDHDSSQTRGEIIDIGTIAMSEVPGMPW from the exons ATGGGCGG TCGAGAGCGTTCCGCAGGAAACGATGCTTTTCAAATTGACGGTGCGACCGCCTTACGGGCTCTCAACCAAATCTTTCAGGATGCTCCGCAGAGCACCAATTGCTTTTGCGTGTTCATCGACGGCCTTGATGAATTCCAGGACCCAGATGGGTGGATCAGTCCGACTTGGTCGACCTGCTCTACAAATGGGCATCTGCAGGGTAGTCCAGTGTCAAATTATTTGTC AGAGCAGACGGCCTTCTGCAACAAATTTGCGCCGGAGCTCACGATTCGCCCACACGATCTTACGCGGTACGATATGGAACGATTTGTGGAGGAAAGACTGCAAAAGGTTCCGGACGTTGAATTCAAACAAAAGCTGATTCGGACTATCCCTCAAAAGGCTGAAGGTGTGTTCATCTGGGCCAAGCTCGTTGTTGGAGAGATACGGGAGGATTTGAATATGGGCGATGCAGTTGATCTCGACTTGAGCATACTCGATCGTTTCCCAGCTGGCCTGCGACCGCTTCTCGACAGAACGGTGGCAATCATCCCCGAAAGACACCGTCGTAACGCGTATCTTGTCTTCGCCATACGTCCGGTGATGGTGCGACTTATAATCCCTTGTTCCGTCGTTGCGCTCTTTTTCAGACATGACTATTGCAAAAACCGCCAGTTTGCATCTACACTTACCCCTCTGAAGTGGCAACTAGAAATAGTGGTAGACGCAGATACGGTCATCGATTCTGATGACGAGCGTGTTGATAAAGCCGAGACCCAGCTTCGAACCTGGTGCagggggctggtggaggtgttgattgTTCACCCGGGTGCTTCGGCACGGAGCACTTGGGGTCTAGGTACTGGTATCAGTTACCCGTCACGGATGCTACTGCATCAAACCTATATTTCACACAGAACAGTCTCGGAATATTTCCAGGAGGCTGTGGTTCAAGATGTTCTGCTCAAAGGCGGAGTGACGAGAGATACCACTCATGACGCCATTTCGCAGATGCTCCTCGCCGAATTCTGCCACTGCGGCCCTCTCTCCCGTATATGCCACCGTGGCTGGATGAAACAGCTGCTCCTTCTTCGACAGAAACATTCTTTAGACAGTCCGCCGTTTGTGTTCTTGGAACGCCTGCAAAATGTCATGACCCGCAAGCAAGTGGTAATGCGGTTTATCCTTGCCGAACAGAGGGGAAAGCAGCACCTGGAGCTGAATCTCAACAAGGACCACGATTCGTCTCAAACTCGAGGCGAGATAATTGACATTGGAACCATCGCAATGAGCGAAGTGCCAGGCATGCCGTGGTGA
- the wsc1 gene encoding Protein SLG1 (COG:G; COG:O; EggNog:ENOG503P3P2): protein MKSIGIFAVALLAVAEAFPEKQMAARQATPKIPVAVQKPIEDARLNAQTNQGCFKSAGNNMTFVTVIQYNSIGECALKTCVPKGFTAAATTGGNQCWCGYKYPPEDDLVDNKKCDVGCTGFGEEACGGKNYFSVYNTGLTLDVDFAEDSGPTGEKHKTSTTSTTAAPTQVVTLPPSVVTQTQAPVEEEEKKGGKNVAGIVAGVVVGVIAAVGLATGAYLYLRRKRNKEIEEEHRRNAAVSAFIGQPPGSSRGSGISGADSRMDPVMAQRRMSDGSIADNEDYSRKILRVTNA from the exons ATGAAGTCGATAGGCATCTTCGCCGTGGCGCTGCTCGCTGTCGCCGAGGCCTTTCCAGAAAAGCAGATGGCGGCCCGCCAGGCCACCCCTAAAATTCCTGTTGCAGTACAAAAGCCGATCGAAGACGCCAGACTGAACGCGCAGACAAACCAAGGATGCTTCAAATCAGCTGGAAATAACATGACGTTTGTTACAGTCATTCAGTACAACTCAATCGGAGAGTGTGCTTTGAAAACTTGTGTTCCAAAAGGATTCACGGCCGCTGCCACCACGGGCGGCAACCAGTGCTGGTGTGGCTACAAGTACCCGCCCGAGGATGATTTGGTTGACAACAAGAAATGCGACGTTGGCTGCACTGGGTTTGGCGAAGAGGCCT GCGGCGGAAAGAATTATTTCTCGGTGTACAACACAGGACTGACATTAGATGTGGATTTTGCCGAAGATAGCGGACCGACGGGAGAGAAACACAAGACAAGCACAACTTCGACAACAGCCGCGCCAACCCAGGTGGTCACGCTGCCTCCAAGCGTCGTCACGCAAACACAAGCACCAgtcgaagaggaggagaagaagggcggcaaGAACGTGGCCGGCATCGTTGccggtgtggtggttggtgtgaTCGCCGCCGTGGGTCTTGCCACGGGCGCGTACCTCTACCTCCGCCGCAAGAGGAACAAGGAGATTGAAGAGGAGCATCGTCGCAACGCTGCCGTGAGCGCCTTTATTGGCCAACCCCCCGGAAGCAGCCGCGGCAGCGGCATTTCCGGCGCCGACTCCCGCATGGACCCAGTCATGGCccagaggaggatgagtgACGGCAGTATCGCCGACAACGAAGATTACTCCAGGAAGATCCTTCGC GTCACCAATGCATGA
- a CDS encoding hypothetical protein (EggNog:ENOG503NWFN; COG:I), whose amino-acid sequence MAPRLTPLRLLPRLTQRAFYSTEAPGPLLRITDIPAPSTGHIRILELNRPSARNAISRALLDSLRSEIEDVHEQYDPATGEELPTPQWKKRFGGVAGEDEKGPTRALVIASAVDASFCAGADLKERRGFTQEETAAFLSNLRSTLTSLSNLPIPTISAISSLALGGGLELALSTHFRVMTSNAVVGLPETRLGIIPGAGGTYRLPALIGINRARDLILTGRRISAPEAYFLGLADRLVEVQPEKEWEGLQEKERDGKVLDLARRTALSEAVRLATEISEGGPIAIRAGLKAVGEPMEAVENDMYLRVVNTEDKYEALRAFGEKRKPVFKGR is encoded by the exons atgGCCCCCCGTCTCACCccccttcgcctcctcccccggctgACCCAAAGAGCCTTCTACTCCACAGAAGCGCCCGGCCCCCTCCTCAGAATAACCGACATCCCGGCCCCCTCGACCGGCCACATCCGCATCCTCGAGCTCAACCGCCCCTCCGCCCGCAACGCCATCTCCCGCGCcctcctcgactccctccGCTCTGAGATCGAGGACGTCCACGAGCAATATGACCCCGCGACCGGCGAGGagctcccaacccctcaatgGAAAAAGAGATTCGGGGGCGtggcgggggaggacgagaaagGTCCCACGCGGGCGTTGGTGATTGCCAGTGCGGTTGATGCTAGTTTTTGCGCGGGGGCGGATCtaaaggagaggagggggtttaCGCAGGAGGA GACTGCCGCTTTTTTGTCGAATCTCAGGAGTACCCTGACTTCGCTGTCGAATCTGCCTATTCCTACCATTTCGGCCATCTCGTCGCTGGCgcttgggggagggttggagtTGGCTTTGTCGACGCACTTCAGGGTCATGACGTCGAAtgctgtggttgggttgCCTGAGACGAGGTTGGGGATTATTCCTGGTGCTGGGGGGACTTACCGTCTTCCTGCTCTGATCGGTATCAACAGGGCGAGGGATTTAATTTTaactgggaggaggatttccGCTCCGGAGGCGTATTTCCTTGGGCTGGCGGATAGGTTGGTCGAGGTGCAGCCCGagaaggagtgggagggtttgcaggagaaggagagggatgggaaggtgCTGGacttggcgaggaggactgCGTTGAGTGAggcggtgaggttggcgACGGAGATTAGCGAGGGGGGGCCGATTGCGATCAGGGCGGGGTTGAAGGCGGTTGGGGAGCCgatggaggcggtggagaatGATATGTatttgagggtggtgaataCTGAGGATAAGTATGAGGCGTTGAGGGCGtttggggagaagaggaagcctGTGTTTAAGGGGAGGTAA
- a CDS encoding hypothetical protein (EggNog:ENOG503P6N0; COG:S) encodes MSFLTEATTRRLATLSTQAIRSTTVTTTAPRAAFSSSVTLQKTVADTTKDTLKTVDRTVSDKLVDAIDIGSTVASKVKEVAEDVTGQKNTGAAADLKGQAAGMAKNVSGQAQGKANELAGKAQKMGGQAQGKAQELSGQAQGKASEVAGKAKGAAYEAEGKAKGAAGEL; translated from the exons ATGTCCTTCCTCACCGAAGCCACAACCCGTCGACTggccaccctctccacccaaGCCATCCGCTCCACAACCGTCACCACTACCGCGCCCAGAGCCGCTTTTTCGAGCAGCGTTACGCTGCAGAAGACGGTTGCTGATACGACGAAGGATACGCTCAAGACGGTGGACAGGACCGTGAGCGATAAGTTGGTTGATGCCATTGATATTGGGT CAACCGTCGCCTCCAAAGTAAAGGAAGTAGCCGAAGACGTCACCGGCCAAAAGAACACCGGCGCTGCTGCCGATCTCAAGGGGCAAGCCGCCGGTATGGCCAAGAATGTGAGCGGTCAAGCCCAGGGCAAGGCTAATGAGCTGGCGGGCAAGGCTCAGAAGATGGGGGGTCAGGCGCAGGGAAAGGCGCAGGAGTTGAGCGGACAGGCGCAGGGCAAGGCGAGCGAGGTTGCGGGCAAGGCCAAGGGGGCGGCTTATGAGGCTGAGGGGAAGGCTAAGGGGGCTGCGGGCGAATTGTAA
- the NUP37 gene encoding Nucleoporin Nup37 (EggNog:ENOG503NVHH): MQSTPRTRRTPQNTQYTYTLGCRIHHVKTYPVQSPQGATILLYGHQNGVTVVWRGGRRLKPKTENKSKEKSNGSTSNAIMIIDSDEEDVPPPFVDKPEFEDSPTSTATSPLAEIIQTLDLAFGTAVLKIAVLPMPNTTSAEAAWNGADILKQKIIFAVTCATSEVYLITLPLTPPSNESKARPELRESLLAANAGKGVWGETLTLLGGQSRPCEGVAMTLAKSTAASRSRSVESTTTQSQTRQSPRVIVAAHSREASGTLRFWNVPLDAKPGVVSRLESFQTEYLPSPLSSISFNPTQLTQLLTVASTYAVRIYDYSTPALPLEDASEGPFPIQGSWLLSLYPPFTRSATMSTSRKPIVAAEWIAHGRAVLTLLADGQWGIWDIEDASPTATSASSGGLFSKASAGLRGSAITNFSVTGHLEGTSPLKNPASQKSPAATGSSREFVPMTPHTRREALASANGGPEKLVCVRGGITITHLSPAKGTATGDETALLWLGGSDPLVSVVPNIAKFWDSQLRKAAGGGNLWSGTQLTRMARLTDLGAGLLGERCTGAAAIPKPVTANNSSASENGTPPVEASLPVEVLIQGESRVVFVYESEDAPSFTSRLLGARKKVGGRTDLEPAKAILAYPRPEKPNSVAFNLSIAHRPAADNAALLRSVRRPAAAGGLFSQDQPTGGDSLFPSVEAPAVPPQGATQAVGLRFINDLNFAADQPDDEQEAINRNIEEEMMDIMEIDRELEQMEDERERSTKRVFFEEG; this comes from the exons ATGCAATCAACTCCCAGAACTCGGCGCACGCCGCAGAACACCCAATACAC ATATACACTAGGTTGCAGAATACACCATGTCAAGACATACCCAGTCCAGTCACCTCAGGGAGCCACAATCCTGCTCTACGGCCACCAGAATGGCGTCACCGTCGTTTGGCGCGGTGGTCGAAGGCTCAAACCCAAGACCGAGAACAAATCAAAAGAGAAGAGTAACGGTTCTACCTCCAATGCCATCATGATTATCGATTCCGACGAAGAAGATGTTCCCCCTCCTTTTGTCGACAAGCCCGAGTTCGAAGACAGCCCGACCTCGACGGcgacctcccccctcgccgaAATCATACAGACATTGGATCTCGCCTTTGGCACCGCAGTCCTCAAAATTGCTGTTCTGCCAATGCCAAACACCACGTCCGCTGAGGCAGCCTGGAATGGCGCCGACATTCTCAAACAAAAGATCATCTTCGCTGTGACTTGCGCCACGAGCGAGGTCTACCTGATTACTTTGCCTCTGACGCCACCATCCAACGAGAGCAAGGCGCGACCTGAGCTACGGGAAAGCCTGCTGGCAGCGAATGCAGGAAAGGGCGTGTGGGGAGAGACATTGACGCTGTTGGGGGGCCAGAGCCGGCCATGTGAAGGAGTCGCCATGACATTGGCCAAGTCGACGGCTGCATCGAGAAGCAGATCGGTAGAGTCCACGACAACACAGTCACAGACAAGGCAATCTCCTCGCGTTATCGTCGCAGCCCACTCCCGAGAAGCAAGTGGCACTCTTCGCTTCTGGAACGTGCCCCTGGATGCCAAGCCTGGTGTGGTCAGTCGGCTGGAGTCGTTCCAAACAGAAtacctcccatcaccactttCCAGTATCTCTTTTAATCCTACCCAGCTCACCCAGCTGTTGACCGTCGCCTCGACATATGCCGTGCGTATTTACGACTATTCGACACCGGCGCTTCCACTCGAGGATGCCTCTGAAGGTCCCTTCCCGATCCAGGGCTCGTGGCTGCTCTCGCTCTATCCCCCCTTCACCCGCAGCGCAACCATGTCGACTTCCCGGAAACCAATCGTAGCTGCCGAGTGGATCGCTCACGGACGCGCTGTTTTGACCTTGCTTGCAGATGGACAATGGGGCATCTGGGATATTGAGGACGCGAGCCCAACAGCCACCAGTGCTAGTTCGGGTGGTCTGTTCAGCAAAGCCAGCGCCGGCCTTCGCGGTtctgccatcaccaactttaGCGTGACAGGCCACCTGGAGGGCACCAGCCCCTTGAAAAACCCCGCCAGCCAAAAGTCACCAGCCGCCACTGGGTCATCTCGCGAATTTGTTCCCATGACGCCTCACACACGACGTGAAGCTCTTGCGTCCGCCAATGGAGGCCCCGAGAAACTCGTTTGTGTACGGGGaggcatcaccatcactcaCTTGTCACCCGCCAAGGGAACAGCAACAGGCGATGAAACGGCGCTTCTCTGGCTTGGAGGCTCTGACCCACTTGTCTCGGTTGTGCCAAACATTGCCAAATTCTGGGACTCGCAGCTGCGAAAAGCTGCTGGTGGCGGCAACCTCTGGAGTGGCACCCAGCTCACACGCATGGCCCGTCTGACGGATCTTGGTGCTGGTCTCCTCGGAGAGCGCTGCACAGGAGCCGCTGCCATCCCCAAGCCTGTCACTGCCAACAACTCTTCCGCGTCCGAAAACGGCACCCCCCCGGTCGAGGCTAGTCTCCCGGTTGAGGTGCTCATTCAAGGCGAGAGCCGCGTAGTGTTTGTTTACGAAAGCGAGGATGCTCCCTCTTTCACCAGCCGTCTTCTAGGAGCTCGTAAGAAGGTTGGCGGCCGCACAGATCTCGAGCCAGCCAAGGCCATTCTCGCCTATCCCAGGCCTGAGAAGCCCAACAGCGTCGCTTTCAATCTCAGCATAGCCCACCGACCAGCAGCTGACAATGCGGCCTTGCTCCGGTCTGTCCGTCGACCCGCAGCAGCCGGTGGGCTATTTTCCCAGGATCAACCAACAGGGGGCGATAGCTTGTTTCCGTCGGTTGAAGCCCCGGCTGTTCCTCCTCAGGGTGCGACCCAGGCGGTTGGGCTCCGGTTTATTAACGATCTGAACTTTGCGGCTGATCAGCCCGATGACGAGCAAGAGGCGATCAACAGGAAcattgaggaggagatgatggacaTTATGGAGATTGACAGGGAGCTGGAGcagatggaggatgagagggagCGGTCGACGAAGAGGGTCTTTTTCGAGGAGGGTTAG
- a CDS encoding hypothetical protein (COG:Q; EggNog:ENOG502HHME): MQPVTCSPARGWLGFPPSEQGGPICSPPLLEVPPVKQFPPQHLSITTLNIIATITTTKMTTTTTTIPTLTAHTHAKSQYITTSSRLAARLSIHNYNTHPQSWFQFAQTFIPKSGSILEVGAGTGALWSPPAISSPSQLSSVTSLTLTDFSPAMVATLNSNRDIAALESILPNVKIQQCDATSLPFPDSEFDTVVANHMLYHVDNPIAALQEFKRVLKNGGRLVVALNGLDHLKELFEIGGMVGRGSTIAGLAKITAENALEQIEGAGFEGVERERFPGEFRLPGVEPVLEYLDSVGETDMEEGKRDTVKRVVGERLDEGGGFRVEKNMVVFVGRKP; encoded by the exons ATGCAACCTGTAACTTGCTCACCAGCGAGGGGCTGGCTTGGCTTCCCACCCTCCGAACAGGGGGGTCCGATCTGCAGTCCACCCCTCCTGGAAGTACCTC CTGTGAAGCAGtttcccccccaacacctctccatcaccactctCAATATCAttgccaccatcaccaccaccaaaatgaccaccacaaccaccaccatcccaaccctCACAGCCCACACCCACGCCAAATCCCAatacatcaccacctcctcccgcctcGCCGCCCGCCTCTCAATCCACAACTACAACACGCACCCCCAATCCTGGTTCCAATTCGCCCAAACCTTCATCCCCAAAAGCGGCTCCATCCTCGAAGTCGGCGCCGGCACAGGCGCCCTCTGGTCCCCccccgccatctcctccccctcccaactctcctcagtcacctccctcacacTAACCGACTTCTCCCCCGCCATGGTAGCAACCCTCAACTCCAACCGTGACATCGCCGCCCTTGAATCCATCCTTCCCAATGTCAAAATCCAGCAATGCGACGCCACTTCCCTCCCATTTCCCGACTCTGAATTCGACACCGTCGTAGCAAACCACATGCTCTACCACGTCGACAACCCGATCGCTGCTCTCCAAGAATTCAAACGTGTCCTCAAAAATGGGGGACGGCTAGTCGTGGCGTTGAACGGACTTGATCATCTCAAGGAACTTTTTGAGATTGGGGGGATggtagggagggggagtacCATTGCTGGGTTGGCGAAGATAACTGCTGAGAATGCACTCGAGCAGATCGAGGGGGCagggtttgagggggtggagagggagaggtttcCTGGGGAGTTTAGACTGCCGGGGGTGGAGCCCGTGTTGGAGTATTTGGATAGTGTTGGGGAGACggacatggaggaggggaagagggacaCAGTGAAaagggttgttggggagaggttggatgagggggggggtttcagggtggagaagaatatggttgtttttgttgggaGGAAGCCGTAG